In Panicum virgatum strain AP13 chromosome 4N, P.virgatum_v5, whole genome shotgun sequence, a single window of DNA contains:
- the LOC120669589 gene encoding probable sugar phosphate/phosphate translocator At1g06470, which yields MHPKPDGGDADGGASEVGTPRSGYFRQRSMHAAAAADPEAARRALDVENPPCPAGAGGAPGLRTSESVTKLESLERVERGALAPAVVLRTGFYILVWYAFSTCLTLYNKTLLGDKLGKFPAPLLMNTVHFALQAGLSRLIIFFQSKGPDSAVEMGWKDYFMRVVPTALGTALDINLSNASLVFISVTFATMCKSAAPIFLLLFAFAFRLENPSIKLLGIIFVISIGVLLTVAKETEFDFWGFIFVTLAAVMSGFRWSMTQILLQKDTYGLKNPITLMSHVTPVMAIATMILSLLLDPWSDFQKNSYFDNPWHVMRSCLLMLIGGSLAFFMVLTEYILISATSAITVTIAGVVKEAVTILVAVFYFHDEFTWLKGVGLFTIMVGVSLFNWYKYEKLKRGQTNEDDVNSPQFTADAKYIILDDLEYQDEFEEEDT from the exons ATGCATCCCAAGCCCGACGGCGGGGATGCCGACGGGGGCGCCTCGGAGGTTGGGACCCCGCGGTCGGGCTACTTCCGGCAGCGGAGCAtgcacgccgcggcggcggcggatccggagGCGGCGCGCCGGGCGCTCGACGTCGAGAACCCCCCgtgccccgccggcgccggcggggccccggggctccggaccagcGAGTCCGTCACCAAGCTGGAGTCGTTGGAGCGGGTGGAGCGCGGCGCGCTGGCGCCGGCCGTCGTGCTCAGGACCGGGTTCTACATCCTGGTGTGGTACGCGTTCAGCACCTGCCTCACGCT ATACAACAAGACGCTACTGGGGGACAAGCTGGGCAAGTTCCCGGCGCCGCTGCTGATGAACACCGTGCACTTCGCGCTGCAGGCGGGGCTCTCCAGGCTCATAATCTTCTTCCAGTCCAAGGGGCCTGACAGTGCCGTCGAGATGGGGTGGAAGGATTACTTCATGAGAG TTGTGCCAACTGCTCTAGGGACAGCGTTGGACATAAACCTGAGCAACGCATCTCTAGTGTTCATCTCAGTGACGTTTGCTACTATG TGTAAATCAGCCGCCCCGATATTCCTATTGCTCTTCGCGTTTGCATTTAG GTTGGAAAATCCTAGCATCAAGCTTCTAGGAATCATATTTGTTATCTCTATTGGAGTTCTATTGACAG TTGCCAAGGAGACCGAGTTTGACTTCTGGGGCTTCATTTTTGTGACGCTTGCTGCTGTTATGTCAGGATTCCGCTGGTCCATGACTCAGATTCTATTGCAG AAAGATACTTATG GCCTGAAAAATCCTATTACCTTGATGAGCCATGTTACACCAGTGATGGCCATAGCCACCATGATACTGTCTCTATTACTGGATCCTTGGAGTGATTTTCAGAAGAATTCATATTTCGATAACCCTTGGCATGTCATGCGCAGTTGCTTACTTATGCTTATCGGTGGATCCTTGGCCTTTTTCATG GTGTTAACAGAGTATATACTTATTTCAGCAACAAGTGCCATAACAGTGACGATAGCTGGGGTAGTAAAAGAAGCTGTAACCATTTTG GTTGCAGTATTCTATTTCCATGATGAATTTACTTGGTTGAAAGGGGTTGGTCTTTTCACCATTATGGTTGGTGTTAGCTTATTCAATTGGTACAA GTATGAGAAATTAAAAAGGGGTCAGACAAATGAGGATGACGTCAATTCACCTCAATTTACTGCTGATGCCAAGTACATTATTCTTGATGACTTGGAATATCAGGATGAATTTGAGGAGGAAGATACATAA